In the genome of Acidovorax sp. 69, the window GAGCAACATGCTGGCGCAGCAGCGCGCGCCCGGCCCCATCACCACCGGACCCGACGACCTGTGCGTGATGCCCTACACCTCGGGCACCACAGGCCATCCCAAGGGCTGCATGCACACCCACCGCAGCGCCATGAGCACGCTGGTGGGCGGCGCGCAGTGGTTTTCGCGCACGCAGGATTCGACCTACCTCGCGGTGCTGCCGCTGTTCCACGTCACGGGCATGTCGGGCAGCATGAACGGGCCGCTGTTTGTGGGCGCCACCGTGGTGGTGCTGCCGCGCTGGGACCGCGACGCTGCAGCCCAGCTCATGCAGCGCTACCGCATCACCATCTGGCAGGCCATCTCGACCATGGTGGTGGACTTTCTGGCCAACCCGCGCATTGGCGACTACGACATCAGCAGCCTGCAGGCCATTCGGGGCGGCGGCGCCGCCATGCCCAAAGCCGTGGCGCAGCGCCTCAAGGCGCTGACAGGACTCGAATACGTGGAGGGCTATGGCATGTCCGAGACCATGGCCGCCACCCACATCAACCCGCCGCACCGCCCCAAACCGCAGTGCCTGGGCATCCCCGTGTTCGACGTGGATGCCCGCGTGGTGGACCCGGCCACGTTCGCCGAGCTGCCCCCGGGTGAGATCGGCGAGATCGTGGTGCACGGCCCGCAGGTCATGCAAGGCTACTGGAACAACCCGCAGGCCACGGCCGACAGCTTTGTGACGCTGGACGGCAAACGGTTTCTGCGCACCGGCGATCTTGCGCAGGTGGACGAGGACGGCTACTTCTTCATGGTGGACCGGCTCAAGCGCATGATCAACGCGTCGGGCTTCAAGGTCTGGCCCGCCGAGGTCGAGGCCATGATGTACGCCCACCCTGCCATCCAGGAGGTGTGCGTGATCGCCGCGCACGACGAACACCGGGGCGAGACAGTGAAGGCCCTGGTCGTGCTGCGCGACGCCTTCAAAGGCCAGGTGAGCGAGCAGTCCATCATCGACTGGAGCCACGACCACATGGCTGCCTACAAAAGCCCGCGCATCGTGCAGCTGGTGGACAGCCTGCCCAAATCGGGCACCGGCAAGGTGCAATGGCGCGAGCTGCAGGAGCAGGAACGCAGCCGCGCCGCAGGCATCGCGGCATGAGGCGCCCTGCCCTGTGGCGCTGCAAAATGCTCTTATTTTGATAGCTATTCGCGCTTGATTTTATTGCGCTTGCGGCCAAAAATTCTCAAAACCTCTCGTCAGGCACCCATGAACCCCACCGCGCTCGCCCGCCTTCGCTCCGTGCTGCAAACCCAAGTGGACCAGGGCCTTCTGCCTGGCGCAGTGGCCCTGGTGCACCACCGCGGCCACACCGTACTGCACGCGGCCGTGGGCCAGCAGCGCCCGCCCTCCGCCGAGGCGGTGGTGCCCGCCATGGCGCCCGACACCGTGTTCCGTATCTACTCCATGACCAAGCCCATCGCCTCGCTGGTGGCGATGATGCTCATGGAAGAAGGCCGCCTGCTGCTGTCGCACCCCGTGGCGCACTACCTGCCTGCGTTTGCCGGGCAGCAGGTGTATGACCCCGCCAGCGGAACCACCACACCCGCCGGACGCGAGGCCACCGTGCACGACCTGCTGCGCCACACCGCCGGCCTGAGCTACGCTTGGGAGCTGGGCACCGTGCCCGACGCCTACCGCGCTGCGCGCATCGGCTCGCGCCGCCACAGCAATGCCGAGCTGGCCGCCGCACTGGGCCCGCTGCCACTGGTGCACGCGCCCGGCAGCTGCTGGGAATACAGCCGCGCCACCGACGTGCTCGGTGCGGTGCTGGAGGTGATCGAAGGCGCGCCTCTGGGCGCCATCCTGCAACGCCGCGTGTTTGACCCGCTGGGCATGCACGACACGGGCTTCTCGGTGCCCCCAGCGCAGCAACATCGCTTGGCCGAACCCTTCGCGCGCGACCCGCAGACCGGCCTGAATGTGGCACTGATCGACGTGACTGCACCACCCGCGTTCGAGTCGGCAGGCGGCGGGCTGGTCTCCACCGCCAGCGACTACGCGCGTTTTCTGCAGCTCATGCTGGGCCGGGGCACCGCTTCGGGGCCCAACGGCCCTGTGCGCCTATTGGGACGCGCCACGGTGGACTTCATGACCGCCGACCACCTGGGCAGCCTGCCCGTGGCCGGTGACATCCTGCCCACGGGCTACGGCTTTGGCCTGGGTGTGGCCGTGCGCACCGCCAACGGCCAGGCCACCCGCACGGGCTCGGCCGGGCACTACAGCTGGAGCGGCCTGGGAGGTACCTTCTTTTTTGTGGACCCCGCCGAAGACCTGTTTGCCATCTTGCTCACGCAGGCGCCCGGTCAGTTGCGGTACCTGTGCGAGCTGTATCCGGCGCTGGTGTACGCGGCGCTGTGATTGGGACACCCCCCTGAGGAGCTTCGCTCCTTCACCCCCGCTCTCGCGCTGCGCGCGGGCAGGGGGACGACGCCCTCGCTGCGGGGCGGCCCTTGCGCGGCGTCTCTGGCTAGGGTCGCGCCAGTGTCATCGGCCACTTACGCTGCATAGCACCAGAGGTTCCGACGACCCAGGCTTACACTCCACGCTCAGTCACGGCACGCAGCACAGCCCCACCCGCAGTACGCTGGCCCTCCTCCAGACCTCTTTTTTGAACCTATGCAGATTCGCTGCGCACTGGTCGGCATGCCCGGCTCGGGCAAATCCACCGTCGGCCGGCAACTGGCCCACCGGGCAGGCGTGCCCTTCATCGACCTGGACCATCGGTTGGAACAGACCCTGGGCACCACCATCCGCAGCTTCTTCGAGGCCGAAGGCGAAGCGCGTTTTCGTGACCTCGAAGCCCAGGTACTGGCTGAAGTGGCCCAGCAGCCTGGCGGCATGGTCCTGTCCACCGGCGGCGGCGCCGTGCTGCGCCCCGAAAACCGCCAGGTGCTCCACCAGTTTGGCAACGTGCTGTACCTGCGCGCCTCGCCCGAAGAAATCTACAAACGCGTCAAACACGACAAGACGCGCCCCCTGCTGCAAGGCGGCAACCCCATGGACAAGCTGCGCGAGCTTTACACCCAGCGCGACCACCTGTACCGAGAGACGGCCCACTACGTGATCGAGACCGGGCGGCCGTCGGTGCATACCCTGGTCAATATGGTGATGATGCAGCTGGAGATGGCGGAGAGTGCGGGAGCCTCTGGTACGCCAGACACATCGACCTGAGACCTCACGTCCGCCACGTTGTGCAGTCCATGGGCTGCAAACGGACGCTATCCCTCGCCACGCCATTGACAAGACAGGCCAGACGGCAAACCGCTCCACATCCCGCCATACCAGGCCGCAAGGGCGGGTCCAGCGCCACCTCAGATGGGCAACTCCTGGGCCTGCGGCGCCTGCGCCCACACCACGCGATTGCGCCCCAACATCTTGCCCCGGTACAGCGCGGCATCGGCCTGCTGCAGGCTCTCGTCCAGCGCTTGTGCGCTGGCAAACCGCGCCGAAACACCCATGGTGACAGTGCAATGGATGGCCCCGTGCTCGCTTCCTCCGGACACCTGGCTGCGCTCAATCGCGTCGCGCACACGCTCTGCCAGTTGCATGGCACCGGCGCCGTCCATATCCAGGGCGATGACCACAAACTCCTCACCGCCCAACCGGCAGGTAAGGTCACCCTGGCGGGCAGTGCGTTGAAGGACCTCAGCGACACTGCACAACACGAGATCACCGACTTTGTGGCCGTAGGTATCGTTGATGCGCTTGAAATGATCGATGTCCACCATCAGCAAATGCGCCATGGCAGCTGGACGCGAACGGAAATGCGCCTCCAGCGCATCCGCCAGGCCGCGCCGGTTGAGCAAGCCGGTGAGCGGGTCATGCACCGCCATGACACGCAAATCATCCGTCAGGCGGTGCAAGACCAGCCACACCACCGCCGGCGGAAGCACCGTCCCGAGGAACGACATGTAGATGTAGAACGCCGTCTGGAAATGGTGACCCATGTCGAGGTTGCCGAGCCCGCCCGAGAGAATCAACACACACTTCGCCGCGTTCATGGCCCCGAGGCCCCCGATCAGAGTGGCAAACACGGCCATTTCAGTGCGCAGATGCCTTGCAAATGTGCGGGTGCCATAAAGCAAGACCCCCGCCATCGCCACAAACAGCACAGCGCATGCAGCGGCTAGCAGTGCATAGCGGGCCTCCGATCCGAGCATTGTTTGCACCAGCCACTGCGCGGCGGTGTAGACCCCGGCCAAGGCGAGCAACGGGCGCGCCACGGGAACCGGTTGATCAAAAAACCGGGCAGCGCCGAGCCCATAAGCCACAGGGGCGCAGAGCGTCAGGGTGTGGTTGACGATGCTCATCAACCCCCAGGTCGCGGGGCCGTCCAAAAGCTGCAACACGTATGCGAAGCCCAGCAGGAGACTGCCGATGGCAAACACATCGGTCCCCATCTTTCTGCCACGCAACCGGGTGCTGATCAGCATGAACATCACGCTGAAGCACAGAAGGTGCACGCAGAGCATGCTGAGGACAACGGTAGCGACCATGGATGAGCGCAGACTAGGAAATAGCGACAGCAGCCGCAACGCCAGAGTAACAGCGCAGCAATGCCACCGCTACCAGCACGGAGGTCCGAAGCTGCCCCTGCACCAAACAGCCATGCGATGTTGCCGGAGCAGCACTACAAGTTCGGCGCCAAAAGCCGCTCCAGCACCTTCTCGTCCATGCCCCGCCGCTGGGCCATGTCGTGCAGCTGGTCTTCACCGATCTTGCCGACATTGAAGTACACCGCATCAGGGTGGCCGATGTAGAAACCGCTCACGCTGGCGGCGGGCATCATGGCCAGGCTTTCCGTCAAGGTCATGCCCACCTCTTCGCACTGCAGCACCTCGAACAGCGCGCTTTTGGCGCTGTGGTCGGGGCAGGCAGGGTAGCCCGGGGCAGGCCGGATGCCCTGGTACTTCTCGCCGATCATGTCGTCGTTGCTCAGCTGCTCGCTGGCTGCGTAGCCCCACAGGTCGGTGCGCACGCGGTGGTGCAAGGCTTCGGCAAAGGCTTCGGCCAGGCGGTCGGCCAAGCTTTTGAACATGATGGCCGAGTAGTCGTCCAGCGCGTCGATGAAGGCCTTTTCCTTCTTCTCTATCCCTAAGCCCGCCGTCACGGCGAACAGGCCCGCGTAGTCAGCGATGCCGCTACTCTTGGGCGCGACGAAGTCGGCAAGGCAGCGGCTCGGGCGCGTCACGCCGTCGATGGTGTGCTTTTCGGTCTGCTGGCGCATGCCGTACCACGTCATGGCGACCTGGGTGCGGGTGTCGTCGGTGTAGAACTCGATGTCGTCGTCGTTCACGCTGTTGGCCGGGTACAGGCCCATCACACCGCTGGCGGTGAGCCAGCGGCCTTCGATGATCTTCTTCAGCATGGCCTGCGCATCGGCGAACACGCGCGTAGCCTCCACGCCCACCACCTCGTCGGTCAGGATGGCGGGGTAAGGGCCGGCCAGGTCCCAGGTCTGGAAGAACGGGCCCCAGTCGATGTAGCGGGCCAGTTCGGCCAGGTCGAAGTTCTTGAACACGCGCCGGCCCAGCGCGCGCGGCACCGTAGGCCGGAAGACCGCCCAGTCCACAGGCGTCTTGTTGGCGCGGATCTTGGCCAGCGACCACAGCGGGGTCTGCTTCTTGTTGGCGTGCTGGGTGCGCACCTTGTCGTAGTCGGCGTTGAGCTCCTGCACGTAGTGGTCCACACCATCGCCCAGCAGGCTCTGGGCCACGCTCACGCTGCGCGAGGCATCGGGCACGTAGACGACAGGGCCTTCGTAGTGGGGCGCGATCTTCACGGCGGTATGCACGCGGCTGGTGGTGGCACCGCCGATGAGCAGCGGGATCTTCTTGATGCGAAAGTGCTCGTCCTTCTGCATCTCGCCGGCCACGTACTGCATCTCTTCGAGGCTGGGGGTGATCAGGCCCGACAGGCCCACGATGTCCGCCCCCTCAACCTTGGCGCGCGCCAGAATCTCATGGCAGGGCACCATGACGCCCATGTTCACCACCTCGAAGTTGTTGCATTGCAGGACGACAGTGACGATGTTCTTGCCGATGTCGTGCACGTCGCCCTTGACGGTGGCGATGATGATCTTGCCTTTGCTGCGCACGTCGCGCCCGGCCAGCTCGTCCTGGCGCTTTTCTTCTTCGATGTAGGGAATCAGGTGCGCCACGGCGGACTTCATCACGCGCGCGCTTTTCACCACCTGTGGCAAAAACATCTTGCCCGCGCCGAACAGGTCGCCCACCACGTTCATGCCGTCCATCAGTGGGCCTTCGATGACATGCAACGGGCGGCCGCCCTTGGCGAGGATGGCCTGGTAGGCCTCTTCGGTGTCTTCGGTGATGAAGTCGGTGATGCCGTGCACCAGCGCATGCGACAGGCGCTCGCCCACCGTCTTGGGGTGCTCGGGCGTGCCGCGCCATTCGAGCTTCTTGCTCTCGTCCTTGGCGCCGCTCTTCGCGGTTTCGGCAATCTCGACCAGGCGCTCACCGGCGTCGGGGCGCCGGTTGAGCACCACGTCTTCCACACGCTCGCGCAGCACGGGCTCCAGGTCGTCGTACACGCCCACCATGCCCGCGTTGACGATGCCCATGTCCATGCCCGCCTGGATGGCGTGGTACAGGAACACGGTGTGGATGGCCTCGCGCACCGGGTCGTTGCCACGGAAGCTGAATGACACGTTCGACACGCCGCCCGACACCTTGGCGCCCGGCAGGTTCTGCTTGATCCAGCGCGTGGCCTCGATGAAATCGACGGCGTAGTTGTTGTGCTCTTCAATGCCGGTGGCCACGGCAAAGATGTTGGGGTCGAAGATGATGTCTTCGGGCGGGAAGCCCACTTCATCGACCAGGATGCGGTAGGCGCGCTCGCAGATTTCGATCTTGCGCTCGTAGGTGTCGGCCTGGCCCTTTTCGTCAAACGCCATGACCACGGCCGCCGCGCCGTAGCGGCGCACCAGGCGCGCCTCGTGCTTGAACTTGTCCACGCCCTCCTTCATGGAGATGGAATTGACGATGCCCTTGCCCTGCACGCAGCGCAGGCCGGCCTCGATCACCTCCCACTTGGAGCTGTCGACCATGATGGGCACGCGCGCAATGTCGGGCTCGGAGGCAATCAGCTGCAGAAAGCGCACCATGGCGGCCTTGCTGTCGAGCATGGCCTCATCCATGTTGATGTCGATGACCTGCGCGCCGTTTTCCACCTGCTGGCGGGCCACGGCCAGGGCCTCTTCGTACTGGCCGTTCAAGATCATCCGGGCAAATGCCTTGGAGCCAGTGACGTTGGTGCGCTCGCCGATGTTGACGAACAGGGTGCCCTCGCCAATGGAGACGGGCTCCAGGCCAGAGAGTTTCATGGGGGGCAGAGATACAGCGGACATAGGACTCACCTGTGCAGGGGCAGCAGAAAAACAGGTGAGCGTCGTTGCGGTGGGGCTTAGAACTTGTTCTTATGTACCCAAGCCTGACGGCCCCGTCGTGGTGAGGGGGCCGCTGCAACGCTCCTTGGGCAAGTGCCGGATTT includes:
- a CDS encoding long-chain fatty acid--CoA ligase gives rise to the protein MSDRHQAHWPPGLPRHLTLPQTHLFHNAEVSAARYPDKPFLVFYDTQVSFRQFQQQAEHIAGFLQQVCGVKAGDRVLLYMQNSPQWILAFYGILRANAVVVPVNPMNLTDELRHYVHDSGATVAFVAQDLHAQAQPLVAAGDECSAGKLQHLIVAAYSDYLQVPTDLPVPALVSAPRQAIDAPGVTLWSNMLAQQRAPGPITTGPDDLCVMPYTSGTTGHPKGCMHTHRSAMSTLVGGAQWFSRTQDSTYLAVLPLFHVTGMSGSMNGPLFVGATVVVLPRWDRDAAAQLMQRYRITIWQAISTMVVDFLANPRIGDYDISSLQAIRGGGAAMPKAVAQRLKALTGLEYVEGYGMSETMAATHINPPHRPKPQCLGIPVFDVDARVVDPATFAELPPGEIGEIVVHGPQVMQGYWNNPQATADSFVTLDGKRFLRTGDLAQVDEDGYFFMVDRLKRMINASGFKVWPAEVEAMMYAHPAIQEVCVIAAHDEHRGETVKALVVLRDAFKGQVSEQSIIDWSHDHMAAYKSPRIVQLVDSLPKSGTGKVQWRELQEQERSRAAGIAA
- a CDS encoding serine hydrolase, with translation MNPTALARLRSVLQTQVDQGLLPGAVALVHHRGHTVLHAAVGQQRPPSAEAVVPAMAPDTVFRIYSMTKPIASLVAMMLMEEGRLLLSHPVAHYLPAFAGQQVYDPASGTTTPAGREATVHDLLRHTAGLSYAWELGTVPDAYRAARIGSRRHSNAELAAALGPLPLVHAPGSCWEYSRATDVLGAVLEVIEGAPLGAILQRRVFDPLGMHDTGFSVPPAQQHRLAEPFARDPQTGLNVALIDVTAPPAFESAGGGLVSTASDYARFLQLMLGRGTASGPNGPVRLLGRATVDFMTADHLGSLPVAGDILPTGYGFGLGVAVRTANGQATRTGSAGHYSWSGLGGTFFFVDPAEDLFAILLTQAPGQLRYLCELYPALVYAAL
- a CDS encoding shikimate kinase; its protein translation is MQIRCALVGMPGSGKSTVGRQLAHRAGVPFIDLDHRLEQTLGTTIRSFFEAEGEARFRDLEAQVLAEVAQQPGGMVLSTGGGAVLRPENRQVLHQFGNVLYLRASPEEIYKRVKHDKTRPLLQGGNPMDKLRELYTQRDHLYRETAHYVIETGRPSVHTLVNMVMMQLEMAESAGASGTPDTST
- a CDS encoding GGDEF domain-containing protein, which encodes MVATVVLSMLCVHLLCFSVMFMLISTRLRGRKMGTDVFAIGSLLLGFAYVLQLLDGPATWGLMSIVNHTLTLCAPVAYGLGAARFFDQPVPVARPLLALAGVYTAAQWLVQTMLGSEARYALLAAACAVLFVAMAGVLLYGTRTFARHLRTEMAVFATLIGGLGAMNAAKCVLILSGGLGNLDMGHHFQTAFYIYMSFLGTVLPPAVVWLVLHRLTDDLRVMAVHDPLTGLLNRRGLADALEAHFRSRPAAMAHLLMVDIDHFKRINDTYGHKVGDLVLCSVAEVLQRTARQGDLTCRLGGEEFVVIALDMDGAGAMQLAERVRDAIERSQVSGGSEHGAIHCTVTMGVSARFASAQALDESLQQADAALYRGKMLGRNRVVWAQAPQAQELPI
- the metH gene encoding methionine synthase, yielding MSAVSLPPMKLSGLEPVSIGEGTLFVNIGERTNVTGSKAFARMILNGQYEEALAVARQQVENGAQVIDINMDEAMLDSKAAMVRFLQLIASEPDIARVPIMVDSSKWEVIEAGLRCVQGKGIVNSISMKEGVDKFKHEARLVRRYGAAAVVMAFDEKGQADTYERKIEICERAYRILVDEVGFPPEDIIFDPNIFAVATGIEEHNNYAVDFIEATRWIKQNLPGAKVSGGVSNVSFSFRGNDPVREAIHTVFLYHAIQAGMDMGIVNAGMVGVYDDLEPVLRERVEDVVLNRRPDAGERLVEIAETAKSGAKDESKKLEWRGTPEHPKTVGERLSHALVHGITDFITEDTEEAYQAILAKGGRPLHVIEGPLMDGMNVVGDLFGAGKMFLPQVVKSARVMKSAVAHLIPYIEEEKRQDELAGRDVRSKGKIIIATVKGDVHDIGKNIVTVVLQCNNFEVVNMGVMVPCHEILARAKVEGADIVGLSGLITPSLEEMQYVAGEMQKDEHFRIKKIPLLIGGATTSRVHTAVKIAPHYEGPVVYVPDASRSVSVAQSLLGDGVDHYVQELNADYDKVRTQHANKKQTPLWSLAKIRANKTPVDWAVFRPTVPRALGRRVFKNFDLAELARYIDWGPFFQTWDLAGPYPAILTDEVVGVEATRVFADAQAMLKKIIEGRWLTASGVMGLYPANSVNDDDIEFYTDDTRTQVAMTWYGMRQQTEKHTIDGVTRPSRCLADFVAPKSSGIADYAGLFAVTAGLGIEKKEKAFIDALDDYSAIMFKSLADRLAEAFAEALHHRVRTDLWGYAASEQLSNDDMIGEKYQGIRPAPGYPACPDHSAKSALFEVLQCEEVGMTLTESLAMMPAASVSGFYIGHPDAVYFNVGKIGEDQLHDMAQRRGMDEKVLERLLAPNL